A region of Burkholderiales bacterium JOSHI_001 DNA encodes the following proteins:
- a CDS encoding uroporphyrinogen decarboxylase (PFAM: Uroporphyrinogen decarboxylase (URO-D)~TIGRFAM: uroporphyrinogen decarboxylase): MPAALQNDCFLRACLRQPTTHTPLWLMRQAGRYLPEYNATRSRAGSFMGLATNPAFATEVTLQPLERYALDAAILFSDILTVPDAMGLGLSFAAGEGPRFAHPVNGEAEVKALAVPDMAKLRYVFDAVTSIRKALNGRVPLIGFSGSPWTLGCYMVEGSGSDDYRKVKTMLYSRPDLMHRILDINAQAVTAYLNEQIKAGAQAVMVFDSWGGVLADGAFQEFSLKYTTQVVAGLQREADGQRVPVIVFTKGGGPWLEQVAGCGADVVGLDWTTNLGQARQRTGDRVALQGNLDPMVLFANEQAVRQEARKVLDSFGRPQKADGSWGGHVFNLGHGINQHTPPDTVAALVDEVHSHSRTLRQSGA, encoded by the coding sequence ATGCCCGCCGCACTCCAAAACGACTGCTTCCTGCGCGCCTGCCTGCGCCAGCCCACCACCCACACGCCCTTGTGGCTGATGCGCCAAGCCGGCCGCTACCTGCCCGAGTACAACGCCACGCGCTCGCGCGCCGGCAGTTTCATGGGCCTGGCCACCAACCCGGCCTTCGCCACGGAAGTGACCCTGCAGCCGCTGGAGCGCTACGCGCTGGACGCGGCCATCCTGTTTTCCGACATCCTCACCGTGCCCGACGCCATGGGCCTGGGTCTGTCCTTTGCCGCCGGCGAAGGCCCGCGCTTTGCCCACCCGGTGAACGGCGAGGCCGAGGTCAAGGCCCTGGCGGTGCCGGACATGGCCAAGCTGCGCTATGTGTTCGACGCGGTCACGTCCATCCGCAAGGCGCTGAACGGCCGCGTGCCACTGATCGGCTTTTCCGGCAGCCCCTGGACCCTGGGCTGCTACATGGTGGAAGGCAGCGGCTCGGACGACTACCGCAAGGTCAAGACCATGCTGTACAGCCGGCCTGACCTGATGCACCGCATCCTGGACATCAACGCCCAGGCCGTCACCGCCTACCTGAACGAGCAGATCAAGGCCGGCGCCCAGGCCGTGATGGTGTTCGACTCCTGGGGCGGCGTGCTGGCCGACGGCGCCTTCCAAGAGTTCAGCCTGAAATACACCACGCAGGTGGTGGCCGGCCTGCAGCGCGAGGCCGACGGCCAGCGCGTGCCCGTCATCGTGTTCACCAAAGGCGGCGGGCCCTGGCTGGAACAGGTGGCCGGCTGCGGCGCCGACGTGGTGGGCCTGGACTGGACCACCAACCTGGGCCAGGCGCGCCAGCGCACGGGCGACCGCGTGGCCCTGCAAGGCAACCTGGACCCCATGGTGCTGTTTGCCAACGAACAGGCCGTGCGCCAGGAAGCGCGCAAGGTGCTGGACAGCTTCGGCCGGCCGCAAAAGGCCGACGGCAGCTGGGGCGGTCATGTGTTCAACCTGGGCCACGGCATCAACCAGCACACCCCGCCCGACACCGTGGCAGCGCTGGTGGACGAAGTGCATTCGCACTCGCGCACCCTGCGCCAAAGCGGGGCCTGA
- a CDS encoding hypothetical protein (PFAM: LemA family) encodes MLMSYVMKRWLPLLAALTAALALSGCGYNQFQSLDEEVKASWAEVLNQYQRRADLIPNIVATVKGEANFEQDTLTKVVEARAKATSIQATPELVNNPEAFQKFQAAQGELSGALSRLLVVSENYPNLKANQGFQDLRVQLEGTENRITVARNRYIKAITGYNVLARQFPSNLTAMVFGYQVKPSFTVANEAAISAPPAVNFDKPAAAPASGAK; translated from the coding sequence ATGCTGATGTCCTATGTGATGAAGCGCTGGTTGCCGCTGCTGGCCGCGTTGACGGCCGCGCTGGCACTCAGTGGCTGCGGCTACAACCAGTTCCAGAGCCTGGACGAAGAGGTGAAGGCCAGCTGGGCCGAGGTGCTGAACCAGTACCAGCGCCGCGCCGACCTCATCCCCAACATCGTGGCCACGGTCAAGGGCGAGGCCAACTTCGAGCAGGACACGCTCACCAAGGTGGTGGAGGCGCGCGCCAAGGCCACCAGCATCCAGGCCACGCCGGAATTGGTGAACAACCCCGAGGCCTTCCAGAAGTTCCAGGCCGCACAGGGTGAGTTGTCAGGCGCGCTGAGCCGCCTGCTGGTGGTGAGCGAGAACTACCCCAACCTGAAGGCCAACCAGGGCTTCCAGGACCTGCGGGTGCAACTGGAAGGCACCGAGAACCGCATCACCGTGGCCCGCAACCGCTACATCAAGGCCATCACCGGCTACAACGTGCTGGCGCGCCAGTTCCCCAGCAACCTCACGGCCATGGTGTTCGGCTACCAGGTCAAGCCCAGTTTCACGGTGGCCAATGAGGCGGCCATCTCGGCCCCGCCGGCCGTCAACTTCGACAAGCCCGCGGCGGCGCCTGCCTCCGGCGCGAAGTGA
- a CDS encoding beta-propeller domain-containing protein, methanol dehydrogenase (PFAM: Domain of unknown function (DUF477)) yields the protein MRATGLRWAHLLWLVLAACLLGAGARAQDLQPVPALSARVVDQTGTLTPAQSAALEARLAKFESEAGPQIVLLLVASTQPEDIAAFAQRVGETWKIGRRGVGDGLLLVVAKTDRKVWIAPAKALEGAVPDLAARQIVRDHISPAFKQGDFAGGLNAGVDLLMARIQGEHLPAPAPRGGGGGSTGLGDLDWQDLAAFLFIGVPVVGALLTGIFGRKLGSLVTAGAAGGLGWWLTTSLVVAGVAGVLALVLVGVLGIGAAGRRAARGGFGHGGPPVIFGGGGGWGGGGGGGGFSSGGGGDFGGGGAGGDW from the coding sequence ATGCGCGCCACGGGCCTGCGCTGGGCCCACCTGCTGTGGCTGGTGCTGGCAGCTTGTCTGCTGGGCGCCGGCGCGCGCGCGCAGGACCTGCAGCCGGTGCCTGCGCTCAGCGCGCGGGTGGTGGACCAGACCGGCACGCTCACGCCGGCGCAGAGCGCCGCGCTGGAAGCCAGGCTGGCGAAGTTCGAAAGCGAGGCCGGCCCGCAGATCGTGCTGCTGCTGGTGGCCAGCACCCAGCCCGAGGACATCGCCGCCTTCGCCCAGCGCGTGGGCGAGACCTGGAAGATCGGCCGCCGTGGCGTGGGCGACGGCCTGCTGCTGGTGGTGGCCAAGACCGACCGCAAGGTGTGGATCGCCCCGGCCAAGGCCCTGGAAGGTGCGGTGCCCGACCTGGCGGCGCGCCAGATCGTGCGCGACCACATCAGCCCGGCCTTCAAGCAGGGCGACTTCGCCGGGGGCCTGAACGCGGGCGTGGACCTGTTGATGGCGCGCATCCAGGGCGAGCACCTGCCCGCGCCCGCGCCCCGCGGCGGCGGCGGTGGCAGCACCGGCCTGGGTGACCTGGACTGGCAGGACCTGGCCGCCTTCCTGTTCATCGGTGTGCCGGTGGTGGGCGCGCTGCTCACCGGCATCTTCGGCCGCAAGCTGGGTTCCCTGGTCACCGCCGGTGCCGCCGGCGGTTTGGGTTGGTGGCTCACCACCAGCCTGGTGGTGGCGGGCGTGGCCGGCGTGCTGGCCCTGGTGCTGGTGGGCGTGCTGGGCATCGGCGCGGCCGGCCGGCGCGCCGCGCGTGGCGGCTTTGGCCATGGCGGGCCGCCGGTCATTTTTGGTGGGGGTGGCGGCTGGGGCGGCGGCGGCGGGGGTGGCGGTTTCAGCTCCGGCGGCGGCGGCGACTTCGGCGGCGGCGGGGCCGGGGGGGATTGGTGA
- a CDS encoding putative membrane protein (PFAM: Domain of unknown function (DUF477)) gives MHRGNRLARLLKHRWWDEGDAHRALKPEAVSRIEARVKASERTHSGEIRVCVEAGLPLSYLWQRLSARDRAITLFGKLRVWDTEHNNGVLVYLLLAEHAIEIVADRGLNAHMSAADWQALVAQMREAFRAGRFEQGLAEAVDAVDAVLRRHFPLQEGQRNPNELPDRPLIQ, from the coding sequence ATGCACCGTGGCAATCGACTGGCCCGCCTGCTCAAGCACCGCTGGTGGGACGAGGGTGACGCCCACCGCGCGCTGAAGCCCGAGGCGGTGTCGCGCATCGAAGCGCGCGTGAAGGCCAGCGAACGCACCCACAGCGGCGAGATCCGCGTGTGCGTGGAAGCGGGGCTGCCGCTGTCCTACCTGTGGCAGCGCCTTTCCGCGCGCGACCGTGCGATCACGCTGTTCGGCAAGCTGCGGGTGTGGGACACCGAACACAACAACGGCGTGCTGGTCTACCTGCTGCTGGCCGAGCACGCCATCGAGATCGTGGCCGACCGCGGCCTGAACGCCCACATGAGCGCGGCGGACTGGCAGGCGCTGGTGGCGCAGATGCGCGAGGCCTTCCGCGCTGGGCGCTTCGAGCAGGGACTGGCCGAAGCCGTGGACGCGGTGGACGCGGTGCTGCGGCGGCACTTCCCCTTGCAGGAAGGCCAGCGCAACCCGAACGAATTGCCGGACCGGCCGCTGATCCAGTAG
- a CDS encoding hypothetical protein (PFAM: Zinc-finger domain) translates to MDMSNPSTQPKAVVEVTAHDVQGPGVVFCPNPKMPLWSNHPRVYIDVTHEGGGQCPYCGTAYRLKAGEKLAHGH, encoded by the coding sequence ATGGACATGAGCAACCCCAGCACCCAACCCAAGGCCGTCGTCGAAGTGACGGCCCACGACGTGCAAGGCCCCGGCGTGGTCTTCTGCCCGAACCCCAAGATGCCGCTGTGGAGCAACCACCCGCGCGTGTACATCGACGTCACGCACGAAGGTGGCGGCCAGTGCCCCTACTGCGGCACGGCCTACCGGCTGAAGGCCGGCGAGAAGCTGGCGCACGGGCACTGA
- a CDS encoding branched-chain amino acid aminotransferase, group I (PFAM: Aminotransferase class IV~TIGRFAM: branched-chain amino acid aminotransferase, group I) translates to MSMSDRDGKIWMDGQLIDWRDAKIHVLSHTLHYGCGAFEGVRAYNTVNGTAIFRLREHTERLFNSAKILRMKIPFTFDQVLQAQIDVVKANKLESCYLRPLTWIGDQKLGVSPKGNTIHLMVAAWAWGAYLGEEGLKRGIRVKTSSYTRHHVNITMTQAKAVSNYTNSILANMEATEDGYDEAMLLDSSGFVSEGAGENLFVIKGGVVYTPDLSAGALNGITRNTVFAICQDLGLKVVEKRITRDEVYISDEAFFTGTAAEVTPIRELDRVTLGAGERGPITERIQSAFFDIVNGRNPKYSEWLTKV, encoded by the coding sequence ATGTCGATGTCCGACCGCGACGGCAAGATCTGGATGGATGGCCAGCTGATCGATTGGCGCGACGCCAAGATCCATGTGCTGAGCCACACCCTGCACTACGGCTGCGGCGCCTTTGAAGGCGTGCGGGCCTACAACACGGTGAACGGCACCGCCATCTTCCGGCTGCGCGAACACACCGAACGCCTGTTCAACAGCGCCAAGATCCTGCGCATGAAGATCCCCTTCACGTTCGACCAGGTGCTGCAGGCGCAGATCGACGTGGTGAAGGCCAACAAGCTGGAAAGCTGCTACCTGCGCCCCCTCACCTGGATCGGCGACCAGAAGCTGGGCGTCAGCCCCAAGGGCAACACCATCCACCTGATGGTGGCCGCCTGGGCCTGGGGCGCCTACCTGGGCGAAGAAGGCCTGAAGCGCGGCATCCGCGTGAAGACCAGCAGCTACACCCGCCACCACGTCAACATCACGATGACCCAGGCCAAGGCGGTGAGCAACTACACCAACTCCATCCTGGCCAACATGGAAGCCACCGAAGACGGCTACGACGAGGCCATGCTGCTGGACAGCAGCGGCTTCGTCTCCGAAGGCGCGGGCGAGAACCTGTTCGTCATCAAGGGCGGCGTGGTCTACACGCCCGACCTGTCGGCCGGGGCGCTGAACGGCATCACCCGCAACACCGTGTTCGCGATCTGCCAGGACCTGGGCCTGAAGGTGGTGGAAAAGCGCATCACGCGCGACGAGGTCTACATCAGCGACGAGGCCTTCTTCACCGGCACCGCCGCCGAAGTGACCCCCATCCGCGAACTGGACCGCGTGACCCTGGGCGCCGGCGAGCGCGGCCCGATCACCGAACGCATCCAGTCGGCCTTCTTCGACATCGTGAATGGCCGCAATCCGAAGTACAGCGAATGGTTGACCAAAGTGTGA
- a CDS encoding small-conductance mechanosensitive channel (PFAM: Mechanosensitive ion channel): MDMNNISNFLSTTLVELLIKIAAAIAFWIVGRWLIGRVISLMQAGMNRNAVDPTLTKYLGSVITVVLNIALVLGILGYFGIQTTSFAAMLAGAGVAIGAAWSGLLGNFAAGAFMLVLRPIKVGDFVQVGGVTGTVHELGLFGTTLITPDNVMTIVGNGKIFADNIQNYSALPVRRVDRTAQLAGGVDPLQAIERLRTAVAAIPNVAPEPAPEVSLMDMNLNGPVIAVRPYTANQHYWQVYFDTNEAMVRVAKEAGWPAPTPTQITRIVNG, encoded by the coding sequence ATGGACATGAACAACATTTCGAACTTTCTGAGCACCACCTTGGTGGAGCTGTTGATCAAGATCGCTGCCGCGATTGCCTTCTGGATCGTGGGCCGCTGGCTCATCGGCCGGGTCATCTCCCTGATGCAGGCCGGCATGAACCGCAACGCGGTGGACCCCACCTTGACCAAGTACCTGGGGTCGGTGATCACCGTGGTGCTGAACATCGCCCTGGTGCTGGGCATCCTGGGCTACTTCGGGATCCAGACCACCTCATTTGCCGCCATGCTCGCCGGAGCCGGCGTGGCCATCGGCGCGGCCTGGAGCGGGCTGCTGGGCAATTTCGCGGCCGGTGCCTTCATGCTGGTGCTGCGCCCCATCAAGGTGGGCGACTTCGTCCAGGTGGGCGGTGTCACCGGCACGGTGCACGAGCTGGGCTTGTTCGGCACCACCCTCATCACGCCCGACAACGTGATGACCATCGTGGGCAACGGCAAGATCTTCGCCGACAACATCCAGAACTACTCGGCGCTGCCGGTGCGCCGGGTGGACCGCACGGCCCAGCTGGCCGGTGGCGTGGACCCGCTGCAGGCCATCGAGCGGCTGCGCACCGCGGTGGCGGCCATTCCCAACGTGGCGCCCGAGCCCGCGCCCGAGGTCAGCCTGATGGACATGAACCTGAACGGGCCGGTGATTGCGGTGCGCCCCTACACCGCGAACCAGCACTACTGGCAGGTGTACTTCGACACCAACGAAGCCATGGTGCGGGTGGCCAAGGAAGCGGGTTGGCCCGCGCCCACGCCGACCCAGATCACCCGCATCGTCAACGGTTGA
- a CDS encoding hypothetical protein (PFAM: Protein of unknown function (DUF1232)), which translates to MWKRLSVLWAVVKGDARLLWLALRHPQAPGWLKLGAAGIALYLLSPVDLIPDVLPVIGLVDDMVIVPLAIRWLYRQLPQALRDEIEGRATAASARRPSQGDVVDMPR; encoded by the coding sequence ATGTGGAAACGGCTGTCTGTGCTGTGGGCGGTGGTCAAGGGCGATGCGCGCCTGCTGTGGCTGGCGCTGCGCCACCCGCAGGCGCCGGGCTGGCTGAAGCTGGGGGCGGCGGGCATCGCGCTGTACCTGCTGTCGCCGGTGGACCTGATCCCCGATGTGCTGCCGGTCATCGGCCTGGTGGACGACATGGTGATCGTGCCGCTGGCCATCCGCTGGCTGTACCGCCAGCTGCCGCAGGCCCTGCGCGACGAGATCGAAGGCCGCGCGACGGCGGCCAGCGCCCGGCGGCCTTCACAAGGCGACGTGGTGGACATGCCGCGCTGA
- a CDS encoding DNA repair protein RadA (PFAM: KaiC~TIGRFAM: DNA repair protein RadA), with protein sequence MARDKTVYTCTACGGSNPKWLGKCPHCGEWNTLEEGVAEPAAGTAKNRFQALAKTLPVATLSEIEAADVERRPTGLEELDRVLGGGIVEGGVTLIGGDPGIGKSTLLLQAAESLSHQVKVLYVTGEESGAQVALRARRLGLTGAHIRVMAEIQLERILHTLQVEAPAFAVIDSIQTVYSDQLSSAPGSVAQVRECAAHLTRAAKASGCAMVLVGHVTKEGALAGPRVLEHIVDTVLYFEGDTHSSFRLVRAIKNRFGAVNEIGVFAMTERGLKGVANPSAIFLSTHGQPVPGTCVLVTLEGTRPLLVEIQALVDSGGPSPRRLSVGLDRDRLAMLLAVLHRHAGVACMDQDVFVNAVGGVRISEPAADLAVLLAIQSSLRGKPLPAGFLAFGEVGLAGEVRPAPRGQERLREAAKLGFAVAVVPKANAPKKPIEGLEIHPVERIEQAMDVVRGL encoded by the coding sequence ATGGCCCGCGACAAGACCGTCTACACCTGCACCGCCTGCGGCGGCAGCAACCCCAAGTGGCTGGGCAAGTGCCCGCACTGCGGCGAATGGAACACGCTGGAAGAAGGCGTGGCCGAACCCGCCGCCGGCACGGCGAAGAACCGCTTCCAGGCCCTGGCCAAGACCCTGCCAGTGGCCACGCTCAGCGAGATCGAAGCCGCCGACGTGGAACGCCGCCCCACCGGCCTGGAAGAACTGGACCGGGTGCTGGGCGGCGGCATCGTCGAAGGCGGGGTCACGCTGATCGGCGGCGACCCCGGCATCGGCAAGAGCACCCTGCTGCTGCAGGCGGCGGAAAGCCTGAGCCACCAGGTCAAGGTGCTCTACGTCACCGGCGAAGAAAGCGGCGCCCAGGTGGCGCTGCGCGCGCGCCGCCTGGGCCTGACCGGCGCCCACATCCGGGTGATGGCCGAGATCCAGCTTGAACGCATCCTGCACACGTTGCAGGTGGAAGCCCCGGCCTTTGCGGTGATCGACTCGATCCAGACGGTGTACTCCGACCAGCTCAGTTCCGCCCCCGGCTCGGTGGCCCAGGTGCGCGAGTGCGCGGCCCACCTGACGCGCGCCGCCAAGGCCAGCGGCTGCGCCATGGTGCTGGTGGGCCATGTCACCAAGGAAGGCGCGCTGGCCGGCCCGCGCGTGCTGGAACACATCGTGGACACGGTGCTGTACTTCGAGGGCGACACCCACAGCAGCTTCCGCCTGGTGCGCGCCATCAAGAACCGCTTCGGCGCGGTGAACGAGATCGGCGTCTTCGCCATGACCGAGCGCGGCCTGAAGGGCGTGGCCAACCCCAGTGCCATCTTCCTGTCCACCCACGGGCAGCCGGTGCCCGGCACCTGCGTCCTGGTCACGCTGGAAGGCACCCGGCCGCTGCTGGTGGAAATCCAGGCCCTGGTGGATTCGGGTGGCCCCAGCCCGCGGCGCCTCTCCGTGGGCCTGGACCGCGACCGCCTGGCCATGCTGCTGGCGGTGCTGCACCGCCATGCCGGCGTGGCCTGCATGGACCAGGACGTGTTCGTCAACGCAGTGGGCGGGGTGCGCATCAGCGAACCGGCGGCCGACCTGGCCGTGCTGCTGGCGATCCAGAGTTCCTTGCGCGGCAAGCCGCTGCCGGCCGGCTTCCTGGCCTTCGGCGAGGTGGGCCTGGCCGGCGAGGTGCGCCCCGCGCCGCGCGGCCAGGAACGCCTGCGTGAAGCCGCCAAGCTGGGCTTCGCGGTGGCGGTGGTGCCCAAGGCCAACGCGCCCAAGAAGCCGATCGAGGGCCTGGAAATCCACCCGGTGGAGCGCATCGAGCAGGCCATGGACGTGGTGCGCGGTTTGTAA
- a CDS encoding protoporphyrinogen oxidase (PFAM: Flavin containing amine oxidoreductase): MSPQRRALLGAGLAGLLGSACRPTAEAPTRWPGGWVGATPERGHRLRAPRSGALPAAATQGRADVLVLGAGIAGLAAARALVNGGITDVHLLELEDQPGGNSRGHRLAGLDCPLGAHYLPLPGPQAREVDAWLQEIGLLRQHLGQRVADERHLCHSPQERLFIDGAWHDGLLPPAEGGSATQAQYRRFSAEVARAQRELGFALPSARAPWTAGHAALDALPFARWLDECGLNDERLRWFLDYACRDDYGADAATVSAWAGLHYFASRHGFAVPGDEAAERDAVFTWPEGNAWLVQRLAQPLAERVHTGRTVLRVDEGRHGVDLLCHDESSGQPQAWRARAVVLALPLLVAQRLLSTAPAALASAAAQQSHAPWLVANLHLDGPLQDRPEGAPLSWDNVRYGSPWLGYVNAGHQALNPVPGPGVLTAYLALPVAERARLLQPDPQPWMRAVVDELKHVHPDIAHKVRRIDLARWGHAMSIPRPGLRSSPALQALARQPGRIRFAHADLAGYSVFEEAFTLGSTVGADLARALRTGTMP, translated from the coding sequence GTGAGCCCGCAGCGGCGCGCGCTGCTGGGCGCGGGGCTGGCGGGCCTGTTGGGCAGCGCCTGCCGCCCGACGGCCGAAGCGCCCACCCGCTGGCCCGGCGGCTGGGTGGGCGCCACGCCCGAACGCGGCCACCGCCTGCGCGCGCCCCGCAGCGGCGCGCTGCCCGCAGCGGCCACCCAGGGCCGCGCCGACGTGCTGGTGCTGGGCGCCGGCATCGCCGGACTGGCCGCGGCGCGGGCGCTGGTCAACGGCGGCATCACGGATGTGCATCTGCTGGAGCTGGAAGACCAGCCCGGTGGCAACAGCCGCGGCCACCGCCTGGCCGGTTTGGACTGCCCCCTGGGCGCGCACTACCTGCCGCTGCCCGGGCCGCAGGCGCGCGAGGTGGACGCCTGGCTGCAGGAGATCGGCCTGCTGCGCCAGCACCTGGGCCAGCGCGTGGCCGACGAGCGCCACCTGTGCCACAGCCCCCAGGAGCGGCTGTTCATCGACGGCGCCTGGCACGACGGCCTGCTGCCACCGGCTGAAGGCGGATCGGCCACGCAGGCCCAGTACCGCCGCTTCTCGGCCGAAGTGGCGCGCGCCCAGCGCGAACTGGGCTTTGCCCTGCCCAGCGCGCGCGCACCCTGGACCGCCGGCCACGCCGCGCTGGACGCGCTGCCTTTCGCGCGCTGGCTGGACGAATGCGGTCTGAACGACGAGCGGCTGCGCTGGTTCCTGGACTACGCCTGCCGCGACGACTATGGCGCCGACGCGGCCACGGTCAGCGCCTGGGCCGGGCTGCACTACTTCGCCAGCCGCCATGGCTTCGCCGTGCCGGGGGACGAGGCGGCCGAGCGCGACGCCGTGTTCACCTGGCCCGAAGGCAATGCCTGGCTGGTGCAGCGCCTGGCGCAGCCACTGGCCGAGCGGGTGCACACCGGCCGCACGGTGCTGCGGGTGGACGAAGGCCGGCATGGCGTGGACCTGCTGTGCCACGACGAATCCAGCGGCCAGCCGCAGGCCTGGCGCGCACGCGCGGTGGTGCTGGCGCTGCCGCTCTTGGTGGCGCAGCGCCTGCTGAGCACCGCGCCAGCAGCCCTCGCCAGCGCGGCGGCGCAGCAGTCCCATGCGCCCTGGCTGGTGGCCAACCTGCACCTGGACGGCCCGCTGCAGGACCGCCCCGAAGGCGCCCCCCTGTCCTGGGACAACGTGCGCTACGGCAGCCCCTGGCTGGGCTATGTGAACGCCGGGCACCAGGCCCTGAACCCGGTGCCCGGTCCCGGGGTGCTGACCGCCTACTTGGCCCTGCCCGTGGCCGAACGCGCGCGCCTGCTGCAGCCCGACCCGCAGCCGTGGATGCGGGCGGTGGTGGACGAGCTGAAACACGTGCACCCCGACATCGCCCACAAGGTGCGGCGCATCGACCTGGCGCGCTGGGGCCATGCCATGAGCATCCCGCGCCCGGGCCTTCGATCGTCGCCGGCGCTGCAAGCCCTGGCCCGGCAGCCGGGCCGGATTCGCTTCGCGCACGCCGACCTGGCGGGCTATTCGGTCTTCGAAGAAGCCTTCACGCTGGGCAGCACCGTGGGCGCCGACCTGGCGCGTGCGTTGCGCACCGGCACAATGCCCTGA
- a CDS encoding putative spermidine synthase with an N-terminal membrane domain (PFAM: Spermine/spermidine synthase): MSSAPTSLPDPPVAAPPAPAAISLAELALLASVFVVAACGLVYELAAGALASYLMGDSVLQFSTVIGSYLFAMGLGSWLSRHVERQLVAQFLRIELLVGVLGGLMPAALFTAHSLLPVGAALPFRALLYGFVLAVGVLVGLEIPLVMRILKRHFAPRYALKDLVSQVLTFDYLGALAVSLAFPLLLVPHLGLVRTGVLFGLLNVAVAAWALWLFRAELRRWRAHALACAAAAGLLLAAMVGADGLTTWAEDRFYGDRIVLRETSDYQRVVVTAGPAGVRLFLNGNLQFHSRDEYRYHEALVHPALAAHGAPRRVLVLGGGDGMAVREVLKHPSVQQVTLVELDPHMTRLFSNSELLTKLNDGALASPKLRIVNADAFSWLQTHDERFDAIVVDFPDPSNFALGKLYSTSFYQQVDQHLAAGGFAVVQTTSPLIARRSFWTVVATLEAVGLTTTPYHAHVPSFGEWGFVIASRRPWQPPRTLPAGLRFLTVEGLPALLQFPPDMARVPAEPNRLSNQVLVRSFEEEWGKVHQ, translated from the coding sequence TTGAGTTCCGCCCCCACCTCCCTGCCCGACCCGCCCGTGGCGGCACCACCCGCGCCCGCGGCCATCAGCCTGGCCGAACTGGCGCTGCTGGCGTCGGTGTTCGTGGTGGCCGCCTGCGGGCTGGTGTACGAACTGGCCGCCGGTGCGCTGGCCAGCTACCTGATGGGCGACTCGGTGCTGCAGTTTTCCACCGTGATCGGCAGCTACCTGTTCGCGATGGGCCTGGGCTCCTGGCTCAGCCGGCATGTGGAACGCCAGCTGGTGGCGCAGTTCCTGCGCATCGAGTTGCTGGTGGGCGTGCTGGGCGGGCTGATGCCGGCCGCGCTGTTCACGGCCCACAGCCTGCTGCCGGTGGGCGCCGCGCTGCCCTTCCGCGCCTTGCTCTACGGCTTCGTGCTGGCGGTGGGCGTGCTGGTGGGGCTGGAAATCCCGCTGGTGATGCGCATCCTCAAGCGCCACTTCGCGCCACGCTATGCGCTGAAGGACCTGGTGTCGCAGGTGCTCACCTTCGACTACCTCGGCGCGCTGGCGGTGTCGCTGGCCTTCCCGCTGCTGCTGGTGCCGCACCTGGGCCTGGTGCGCACCGGCGTGCTGTTCGGCCTGCTGAACGTGGCGGTGGCCGCCTGGGCGCTGTGGCTGTTCCGGGCTGAGTTGCGCCGGTGGCGCGCCCACGCGCTGGCCTGCGCTGCGGCCGCGGGGCTGTTGCTGGCGGCCATGGTCGGCGCCGACGGGCTGACCACCTGGGCCGAGGACCGCTTCTACGGCGACCGCATCGTGCTGCGCGAAACCAGCGACTACCAGCGCGTGGTGGTCACCGCCGGGCCGGCCGGGGTGCGCCTGTTCCTGAACGGCAACCTGCAATTCCATTCGCGCGACGAGTACCGCTACCACGAGGCTCTGGTGCACCCCGCGCTGGCCGCCCACGGCGCGCCGCGGCGCGTGCTGGTGCTGGGCGGCGGCGACGGCATGGCGGTGCGCGAGGTGCTGAAGCACCCCTCGGTGCAGCAGGTCACGCTGGTGGAGCTGGACCCGCACATGACGCGGCTGTTTTCCAACAGCGAACTGCTGACGAAACTGAACGACGGCGCGCTGGCCTCGCCCAAGCTGCGCATCGTCAACGCCGACGCCTTCAGCTGGCTGCAGACCCACGACGAGCGCTTCGACGCCATCGTGGTGGACTTCCCCGACCCCAGCAACTTCGCACTCGGCAAGCTGTACTCCACCAGCTTCTACCAGCAGGTGGACCAGCACCTGGCCGCGGGCGGTTTCGCGGTGGTGCAGACCACGTCCCCGCTGATCGCGCGCAGGAGCTTCTGGACCGTGGTGGCCACGCTGGAAGCGGTGGGTCTGACCACCACGCCCTACCACGCGCACGTGCCCAGCTTCGGCGAGTGGGGCTTCGTGATCGCCTCGCGCCGGCCCTGGCAGCCGCCACGCACGCTGCCCGCGGGCTTGCGCTTCCTCACCGTGGAAGGGCTGCCCGCGCTGCTGCAATTCCCGCCCGACATGGCGCGCGTGCCGGCCGAACCGAACCGGCTGTCCAACCAGGTGCTGGTGCGCAGCTTCGAAGAGGAATGGGGCAAGGTGCACCAGTGA